A window of the Sphingobium sp. CAP-1 genome harbors these coding sequences:
- the thiL gene encoding thiamine-phosphate kinase, whose amino-acid sequence MSAESRFLTLLRLLAHDPAAQGLRDDVAILPVGSARLILTSDTMVEGVHYLPTDPPAAIGWKLAAVNLSDLAAKGARPVGCLLNYALSGNDGWDAAFLEGLGEALERHAMPLLGGDTVKMPAGSACSYSLTAIGEATGPVPTRAGAQPGDRLYITGPVGDAGVGLTLASADPGASGPLVDAYRRPRPRLIEGALLSPLATAMMDVSDGLLIDAARLAQASGVAIVIDHIPLSPALEKVRGASTAVQIAAARAGDDYELLFTLPRGQTPPVRAIPVGHVAAGSGLTLRIDGAAIPLPDSLGWEHG is encoded by the coding sequence ATGTCCGCCGAATCCCGCTTCCTTACCCTGCTGCGCCTGCTCGCCCATGATCCGGCGGCGCAGGGCTTGCGCGATGATGTCGCGATCCTGCCGGTCGGGTCCGCGCGCCTGATCCTGACCAGCGACACGATGGTCGAGGGCGTCCATTACCTTCCCACCGATCCGCCCGCCGCGATCGGCTGGAAGCTGGCGGCGGTCAACCTGTCCGACCTTGCGGCCAAGGGCGCACGGCCGGTCGGCTGCCTGCTCAATTACGCCCTGTCCGGCAACGATGGTTGGGACGCGGCTTTCCTCGAAGGGCTGGGAGAGGCGCTGGAGCGCCATGCCATGCCGCTGCTGGGCGGCGACACGGTCAAGATGCCTGCCGGATCGGCGTGCAGCTACAGCCTGACCGCGATCGGCGAAGCGACCGGCCCCGTCCCCACCCGCGCCGGCGCGCAGCCGGGCGACCGGCTCTATATCACCGGCCCGGTCGGCGACGCGGGTGTCGGCCTGACGCTGGCCAGCGCCGATCCGGGCGCGTCCGGCCCGCTGGTCGACGCCTATCGCCGCCCCCGCCCGCGTCTGATCGAAGGGGCGCTGCTTTCGCCCCTCGCCACGGCGATGATGGATGTGTCGGACGGGCTGCTGATCGATGCGGCGCGACTGGCGCAGGCCAGCGGCGTCGCGATCGTCATCGATCATATTCCGCTGTCGCCCGCGCTGGAAAAGGTGCGCGGCGCCAGCACCGCCGTCCAGATCGCCGCGGCGCGGGCGGGCGACGATTATGAACTTCTCTTCACCCTGCCGCGCGGTCAGACCCCGCCCGTCCGCGCCATCCCGGTCGGCCATGTCGCGGCAGGCTCAGGCCTGACCCTGCGGATCGACGGCGCGGCGATCCCGCTGCCTGATAGCCT